One Cryptomeria japonica chromosome 9, Sugi_1.0, whole genome shotgun sequence genomic window carries:
- the LOC131078090 gene encoding protein VACUOLELESS GAMETOPHYTES: MASTTSQQVDREGTLYNSRHEHNICSYEGLQPFTCSGCKEYGANFGFKCQLCPDFVMHKACAVIPDEYVHPFYSNSPLQFRPKTRLPCHHCNGCREVLRGFVFESPSHDLRLHPLCMALPKVLSYGGHKDHCLKLVVDQKEKFNCAQCSKSNSCWRFQCEETACRLWVDLNCAKVDFHGLSDVGISSIARRSRSRRVLEMLGRPSKFVLGKVIEGAVSGLVGAAIGLWLG, from the coding sequence ATGGCGTCTACCACAAGCCAGCAAGTTGATCGTGAGGGTACTCTGTACAACAGCCGCCATGAGCACAATATCTGTTCATATGAAGGCCTTCAGCCATTTACATGCAGTGGGTGCAAAGAATACGGAGCAAACTTTGGATTCAAATGTCAATTATGCCCCGACTTCGTAATGCACAAGGCCTGTGCTGTGATTCCTGATGAGTATGTTCATCCCTTTTACAGCAATTCCCCTCTTCAATTTCGCCCCAAAACGCGTCTCCCATGTCACCATTGCAACGGCTGTAGGGAGGTGCTCAGAGGGTTTGTGTTCGAATCCCCTTCTCATGATTTGAGGCTTCATCCGCTGTGTATGGCGCTTCCTAAAGTTCTCAGCTATGGCGGCCATAAAGATCATTGCTTGAAGCTTGTTGTTGACCAGAAGGAAAAGTTCAACTGTGCACAGTGCAGTAAGAGCAATTCGTGCTGGAGGTTTCAGTGCGAGGAAACGGCATGCAGGTTGTGGGTGGATCTGAATTGTGCGAAAGTGGATTTTCATGGGCTTTCAGATGTTGGTATCTCGAGCATTGCACGCCGCAGTCGAAGCAGGCGTGTTCTTGAAATGCTCGGTAGACCAAGCAAATTTGTTCTTGGGAAAGTTATTGAGGGCGCCGTTTCCGGTCTTGTAGGAGCAGCAATTGGGTTATGGTTAGGTTGA